GGCGGCGCGAGCGTCCCGACCCGACGATCGACATCATCGAGTCGCTCGGCGCGACGTACGTCAACTCGAACGAGACGCCGGTCTCGTCCGTACCGGACGCCTACGAGCCGATGGACTTCGTCTTCGAGGCGACGGGGTACGCGCCCCACGCGTTCGACACCATCGAGGCGCTCGCGCCGAACGGCGTCGGCGCGCTGCTCGGCGTGCCGGGTGACTGGGAGTTCGAGATCGACGGCGGCCGGCTTCACCGCGAGTTCGTCCTCCACAACAAGGCGCTCGTCGGCAGCGTCAACTCCGGGTACGAACACTTCGAGGCCGCCGTCGACTCGCTGTCCCGCCTTTCGCCCGGCTTCCTCGACGATCTCGTCACCGGAGTGTACGGGCTCGACGAGTTCGAGGCCGCGTTCGCGGATGACGACACGACTATTAAAACGGCGGTTGAATTCGACACATATGAAAAACGTTGACGACCTCATCGACAGCGCGGCCGAACTCGCGGAACACGGGCTTTCGAAGGGCGAAATCGCCGACGAACTGAACGTCTCGCGTGAGACCGCAAGCTGGCTCGTCGAGCGCGGCGGCGGCAACCACGCGGACACCGAGACGGCGGCGACGACCACGACGGCCGACATCCACATCGACTGGTCGGCGCTCGGGCGCGACTCGACGCGGCTCGGGTACGCGGCGAGCGCGATGGCGGATCTGCTTGCCAAGCAGGGCGAGGAGGTCGACCTGACCGTCGGCATCGAGAAGGCCGGCGCGCCCCTCGCGACCGCGGTCGCAGACCGGCTCGACACAGACCTGGGAACGTACGCGCCCGCGAAACACCAGTGGGACGAAGGCGACATCGACGAGCAGGGCGGGGGGTTCTCGCGGAACTTCGCCGCGATCCGCGGCCGCGACTGCTACGTCGTCGACGACATCATCACCTCGGGGACGACGATGCGAGAGTCCATCGACGCGATCCGCGAGCAGGGCGGCGACCCCGTCGCCTGCGTCGTGCTCGTGGACAAGCGCGGCTACGACGAGATAGACGGCGTCCCGGTGTACTCGCTCGTCGACGTGGTTCGCGTCGACCGCGAGGAGTAATCGCGGGGCCGTCACCCGTGCGGAACCCATTTGCCTCGCGGGTGCGTACCGCTGTCCATGACGTTCCAACCCGAAAGCGACGCCGAGCCCGAAGAGATCAGCGCCCGCGTCGAGGAGACGCTCGCCGAAAACGACGTGGTCTTGTTCATGAAGGGGAACCGGCTGATGCCCCAGTGCGGCTACTCACAGCGCGCCGTCGAACTAATCGGCCAGCACGTCGAGGAGTTCGAGACGGTCGACGTCCTGCCGGCGCTGCCGCACTACCGCGAGGCGCTCGAAGCGGAGAGCGGCTGGGAGACGATTCCGCAGACGTTCGTCGACGGCGAGTTCATCGGCGGGAGCGACGTCCTCGCGGAGCTCGACGAGCGCGGCGAACTGGCCGCCGAACTGGGCGCGGAGTAGTCCGACCGTCCGGTCGCGGGCAGCGTCGCCCCGCCACACCAGCGAATCGCCCCGTCACACCAGCGAATCTCCCTGCCACACCAGCGAATCGTCCCGTCACGACCCTCGAACCGGCGTTCACGTCGCGTACGCCGCCACGCGCGGGAGCGTCGTTCGATCTTGAAGTTCGGAATTCGAAGGGCAGGCGATATAAACCCTCGGGCCGTAGTTAGGGTAGAAGCAGCAGTCGCCGCTGCCGCCGTGCCGATCGGTTCGACCCACTTCACCAACCCAACAATGACAGGCCGCGTGTTCAGACTTCATTCGACGCTCGAACTGCCACTCGAAGACGTGGAGACGTACTTCGAAGAAGATCCCGACCTACCCCCGGAGATCGAGGACATCGACATCACGCGTCGAAACAACACCCTCATCATCAAGGCCCTGTCCGACGACGAATCGATCAGCAAGTACACCCCGACCGCCCAGCTGAAGGCGTCCGTCACGGAGACGCGCGTCTGGGAGGAAGAGCCGCCGCGCGCCGGCGGCCCCCAGTGGATGGACGACGAAGAAGAGGAGATCCCATCCGAACTCGTCGAGTTCGCCTGCTTTAAAGGCGACCGCGAGACCGTCCTCCAGAACTCCGCGCTTCAGTACCCGATGTTTCTCGTCCTCCGGAAGATCGCGACGCTCTCCGAGAAGGGGACGCTGACGGCGATCACCGAAGAGGACGGGACGCTCGAAGCGACCCGCATCGTCGAGGGCGAACCGCGCCCCGCGAGCATCGAAGTCGTCGAGAGCCCGCAGGGCGGCGGCGACGGCGACGGCGGCGTCAACTGGCGCGACAACGAGTTCATCTCGGACTGAGCCCGGCGCTTCGGGCGTCGACCCGCGTCAGTCCTCGGCCGTCGGCGTCTGCGCTCGCCCCATCGCCTCGAAGCCGCCTTTTAAATCCGCGAGCAAGTCGTCCGTTCCTTCGATACCCACCGAGACGCGGATGAGCGTGTCCGAGATACCGAGCGCCTCGCGTTCCGCCGGCGAGAGCGGTTCGTGTGTCATCGCGGCCGGCAGTTCGATCAGGCTCTCGACGCCGCCGACGGAGACCGCGAGCGTGAACTCGGACAGCGCCTCGACGAACCGCTTTGCCCCCTCGATGCCGCCGGCGAGTTCGAACGAGAGGATGCCGCCGTAGCCGGACATCTGCTCGCTGGCGAGTTCGTGGTCCGGGTGGCTCGGCAGGCCGGGATAGTACACGTCGGTCACCTCCGGGCGGTCCGCGAGGAACTCGGCGACGGCCATCGCGTTCGCCTCGTGTCGCTCCATCCGGGCGGCGAGCGTCTTCATCCCCCGTAACACGAGGTAGCTGTCGAACGGTCCGCTGACGGCGCCGACGCCGACCTGTTGGAGGAATCGGATCTCTTCGGCCAGCGCGTCGTCGTCGGTGACGACCGCGCCGGCGATGGCGTCGGAGTGACCGTTGAGGTACTTCGTCGTGCTGTGGACGACGGCGTCGGCGCCCAGTTCGAGCGGCCGCTGGAAGTACGGGCTCGCGAACGTGTTGTCGACGCCGAACATCACGTCGCGGTCCGCGAGCAGGTCGGCGATGGCGGCGATGTCACACAGCGCGAGTTTCGGGTTCGTCGGCGACTCCATCCAGACGGCGGCGGTCTCCTCCCGGAGCGCGGCCGCCACGTTCGCCGTGTCCGTCGCGTCGACGTACGTGACGTCGACCCCGAGACGCGACCGGAACACGTCGTCGAGCATTCGACGGGTGCCGGCGTACAGGTCCTCGAAGGCGACGACGTGGTCGCCCGGCGTCACGCTCGCGAGCAGCGTCGTGAATATCGCCGCCGTGCCGGAGGCGAACGCGGCGCCGTGAGCGCCGCCTTCGAGCGCGGCGATCCGCGTCTCTAGCGCGTGTCGCGTCGGATTCGACAGGCGCCCGTAGACGAACTCGCCGGCGCTCGGGTCTACGTCTTCGAGCCGCATCTCGGTGTCGAGACCGGGAAGCGCGAACGTCGACGCGAGGTGAATCGGCGAGACGACGTCGCCCGCCTCGCTGCCGTTCTCGAACGGCGCCTCGCCTTCGGTGACGGTGAGCGTCTCCAGCGTCGGCTTCGATTGGTCCTCCATACGCGGACTCCGACGCAGGGGCGGTAATATGTTGTTATTTTTCATTAATAACGCGCGTTCGTCGGATAACTCACGGGGATACGAGGGTTCGGCCGACGAACCCTCGCTGCTCGCCCGGCTCGGTCGACGCGCGTCGATCCGGACCGTCGACGCTTTACGCGCGCCCGGCCTCCTCCCGCCCATGACCGACGACTGGGTGAGTCTCTTTTCGGGCGGCAAGGACTCCTCGTGGGCGCTGTACCGCGCGCTGGCGGAGGGGCTCGACGTCTCGCGACTCCTGACCGTCCACCCCGCGGGCGACTCGTACATGTACCACACGCCGGCGACCGAACTCGCGACGCTCGCGGCCGAAAGCGTCGGGATCGACCTCGTCGAGGTGTCGCCCGACGACTTCGGCGCCGACGACGTCGACGACGCCGGCGAGCAGGGCGACGCCGAACTGGAGCCGATGGAGGCCGCGCTCCGGGAGATAGCGGCGGACGACGAGATCGATCTCGCGGGCGTCACCGCCGGTGCGGTCGAAAGCGAGTACCAGACCAGCCGCATTCAGGCGATGTGCGACCGACTCGGGATCGACCTGTTCGCGCCGCTGTGGCAGGAGGACCCGGTCGCGCTCGCCGAGGCCATGTTCGACGCCGGCTTCGAGATCCGGATCGTCCAAGTCGCCGCCTACGGCCTCGACGAGTCGTGGCTCGGTCGTCGGTACGACGCCGACGCGCTCGCGGACCTCCTCGAACTCCGCGAGGAGTACGGCGTCCACCCGCTCGGTGAGGGCGGGGAGTTCGAGACGTACGTCGTCGACGGCCCGCACATGGACCGGCGGATCGCCATGGAGTACGACACGGTGTGGGAGGGCGACCGCGGGCACATCGACGTTCGGGACGCGCGACTGGAGTGAGTCCCGGCTGCCGCCGTTGCGGCTCGGCTGACGCCTTTAAAATAGGTTCTCTGCTTAAAAACCGACTGCCGCGTTACGGCCAGTTTCCGGCCTGGTCGTAGGCGTCGACGATCCGGTCGATAGCGACGACGTACGCCGCGGTCCGAAGGTTCGGCGTGTCCCGCGCCTCGAAGGCGTCGACGATGCCCGCGAACGCCTCCGTGATGGTCCGTTCTAACTCGTCGTTCACCCGCTCTTCCGTCCAGTGGAACCGCTGTCGGTTCTGAACCCACTCGAAGTACGAGACGGTGACGCCGCCCGCGTTCGCCAGGATGTCCGGGACGACGTACACCGACCTGTCGACGAGCACGTCGTCAGCGCCGGGGGTGAGCGGGCCGTTCGCGGCCTCGACGATCAGGTCCGCGTCGACGTCGGCGGCGAGGTCGCTGTCGATCGCGTTTTCGAGCGCGGCGGGCACGAGCACGTCGACGTCCAGCGTCAACAGCGCCTCGTTCGTGATCGAGTCGGTGTCAGCGTAGCCGTCGACGGTCCCCGTCTCGACCTTGTGGGCTTTTACCGCGCGCGGATCGAACCCGTCGGGGTCGTGAATGCCGCCCGAGGAGTCGGAGACGGCGACCACGTCGGCGCCGAGGTCGTCGAGCAGTTTGGCCGCGACCGAACCCGCGTTGCCGTACCCCTGCACGGCGACCGTCGCGCCGTCGATATCGCGGTCGAGCCAGTCGAACGCCTCCCGCGCCGCGAGCGCGACGGAGCGCCCGGTCGCCTCGACGCGCCCCTCGCTGCCGCCCGAGTCGATCGCCTTGCCGGTGATGACGCCGGGCGCGGTCGTGTTCTCTAAGGTCTCGTAGGTGTCTTTGATCCAGTTCATCTCCCGCTGGCCGGTGTTGACGTCGGGCGCGGGGATGTCGCGGTCCTCGCCGATGAGCGGGCGGAGTTCGGTCGCGAACGCGCGGGTGAGACGCTCCATCTCGGCTTCGGAGTACTCCTCGGGGTCGATCGCGATACCGCCCTTCCCGCCGCCGTACGGGATGTCGACGACGGCGCACTTGTACGCCATCCACCCGGACAGCGCCTTCACCTCGTCGCGGGTGACGCCGGGGTGATAGCGAATGCCGCCTTTATACGGGCCGCGGTCGCCGTTGAACTGCGACCGGTACGCCCGGACGGTCTCCAGCGACCCGTCGTCGCGCTCGAACGTGAGGTTCGTCTCCAACACTCGCTCGGGGTTTTGCAGCCGCGTGACGACGCCCGGAGCCGGGTCGAGGAAGGTCGCAGCGTCGGCGACCTGCTCTTTGAGGCTCTCAAAGGGATTGGCTTGCTTGGTCATACAGAGAGTTCCCGAGGGACCGCGGTTAACTGTGGCGGAGGGTTCGCTTTTTTGTCTCAATCGGTGTCGTCGCCGTCGCGCTCCGCGGCGCGCTCGGCGATGCGCTCCGCCTGCGCGATCAGGGGTGCGTCTATCATCTCGCCGTCGACCTCGAAGACGGCTCTCCCCTCGCGCTCGGCGTCGTCTCGGGCCTCCAGCACCGCGTTCGCCCACTCGATTTCGTCCGGGTCCGGGGCGAAGGCGGCGTTGATCGGCTCGACCTGTGCCGGGTGGATCGCCATCTTCCCGTCGTAGCCGAGCGTGAGCGCGAACGTCGCCTCCTCACGAACCCCTTCGACGTCCGAAAAGTCGGGATAAACGGTGTCTATCGCGTCGACGCCCGCCGCGGCGGCCGCGAGGACGACGTGCTCGCGGGCGTACAGCACCTCCGTCCCCTCGTCGGTCCGCGTCGCGCCCACGTCGGCCGCGAGGTCTTCGGCGCCGAAGACGAGGGCGTCGGTCGCGTCGGCAGCCGCGATGGCCTGTGCCGAGAGGACGCCGGCCGCCGTCTCCACGAGCGCGAACACGGCCGGGGCACACCCGCGCTCGGCACACAGATCCGCGACCCGGTCGATGCGGGCTGGCGACGCCACCTTCGGGAGCATCACCGCGTCGAGGCGCCGGGCGGCGCGGCGTTTCGGGCTCGACGTCGAAGCCGAGTCCGCCTCTCCGTTCCCGTCCTCCGGCGCGCCCACCACCGCGTCGAGGTCCGCCGCCGGATCGGTGGCGGTGAGGCGGACGCACACCTCCGCGTCGGGGTCGAAATCGGGCGACGCGAGCACCGCTTTGACCGCCTCGCGGGCTTCGGTCTTCCGGTCGAGCGCCACGGCGTCTTCTAAGTCGAAGCAGATCACGTCGGCGTCGGTTTCGGGGGCCTTGCGCATGAGGTCCGGCCGGTCGCCGGGCGAGAACAGGAGGCTTCGTCGTGCCATGTCGGGCGCTCCGCGCGCAGCGACATAAATCGTCCCGACGCCGGCACAGCGGTACCGATTTGTCGCTCGCGGGAGACGGGGTCGGCATGACGGGCCGTTACTTCGAGGAGTTCGCGGTCGGCGAAACGTTCGACCACGAGCGCCGGCGAACGGTGAGCGAGGCCGACAACCAGCGCTTCTGTGACATGACGATGAACCAGCAGCCGCTCCACCTCGACGCCGACTTCGCCGGGGAGACGCAGTTCGGCGAGCGCCTGGTCAACGGGCTCTACACGCTGTCGCTCGCGGTCGGGGTGTCGATTCCGGAGACGACCGACGGCACCATCGTCGCGAACCTCTCGTACGACGCGGTGGAACACCCGAACCCCGTGTTCCACGGGGACACGATCCGCGCCCGCTCGACCGTGACGGATAAACGAGAGACGAGCGACGGCGAGCGGGGCGTCGTCACGATGCACGTCGAGGCGTACAAGACGGTCGCGGACGGCGACGACGTGCTCGTCTGTGAGTTCGACCGTACGGTCCTCTCGAAGAAGCGCCCGGAGCCGACCGACGACGGGAACAGTTAGGACTCCTGAGCCAGCAGCTGTCCGAGGTACGACGTTCTGACCTGCGCGTCGGCGTCGAGCCCCAGCCGCTCTAACACCGCCAGCGCCTCGTCGCGCGTGGCCGCCACCTCGTCTTCGGCCGCGACCTCTCGCTCGATTTCGACGAACTCCCCGAGGCCGTCGACCGCGTCCAGGGTCACGGTGAACGACGCCAGCGACCAGAACTCGCGGCGCTTCTCGACGGTCGCCGCCGGCTCGAAGCCGAGTCCGGAGAAGAGCCCCGCCGTGGCGTCGGCGTCGCTCACTTCGGTCTCGTGTTCCACGCGCGTCTTCGAGTCCGCGTCGATGAGCGGGCCCTTATACGTGAGCTTGGTCGTCGCCGCCGGCGTCTGCCCGTCGTCCAACGCGCCGCCTCGGTCGACGCTCGCCTCTCCGTGTCGCTCGCCCGATCCGACCCCGTCGGGGAGCGGCGTCTCGTGGCGCACTCGCAGCGCCTCGTCGGTCTCGGCGAAGTCGCGGTGCGGGGCGTCGTAGTACGTGTCGCGCTGCAGTCGGGCGTCGAGTCGCTCGGCGCCCGCGTCGCGGAGACGGTCCCGAACCGAATCGACGTCGGCCGGGACTTTGATCTCGACTTCGAACATACACCGGATTCCGGCGGACGTGTTCTTAAGCGCCGCGGGACGCTGGCTCTCTTCTGGGTGCCCGTCGCCGCGTCGAACCGTGCGCCTTAAGGGTGTAACAGGTGACGTTCACGGTATGAGCGATCAGGAGCAAGCGGACGCGGCCGAAGACGCCGATGAGGCCGAAACCGAAGAGCCCGCCGGACTCGCGGACGGCGACTTCGTGCGTATCGCGTACACCATTCGAACGACCGACGACGACCAGGTTATCGACACCACCGACGAGTCGGTCGCGGAAGAAGCCGACATCGACACCGAGGACCACGAGTTCGAACCGCGCGTCATCACGCTCGGCGCCGGACACGTGTTCCCGTCGGTCGACGAGGCCTTTATCGGCGCCGAGGTCGGCGACGAGGGCGTCGTCGACGTGCCCGCCGAGGACGCCTTCGGCGCGTACGACCCCGACGAAGTCGAGACCGTCAAAGCCGACAAGATCCCCGAGGACAGCCGCTACCCCGGCGCGCAGGTCCAGATCGACAACCAGCAGGGGTACTTAGAGACGATCATCGGCGGGCGCGCTCGCGTCGACTTCAACCACCCGCTGGCCGGCGAAGACCTCGAGTACGAGTACGAGATTCTCGAAGCGATCGACGACCGCGAGGAGCAGGCCGCCGGCATGCTCGGCATCTACCTGCAGGAGGCGCCCGAGGTCCGCATCGAGACCGTCACCGAGGAGGAAGAGACCATCTCCGAAGACGACGACGGCGAGGAGGTCGTCGAGACCGAAGACGTCGAGAAAGACGTCCTCTACGTGACGGCCACGCAGGCGATGCAAATGAACCAGCAGTGGATGTTCCAGAAACAGCAGATCGCACAGGATCTGATGGGCCGTCTCGACCTCGACCGCGTGGTCGTCGAGGAGGTCATCGAGGGCGGCGGCATGGGCGGTCTCGGCGGCATGATGGGCGGCATGGGCGGCGGCGGTGCCGGCGACATCGAAGACGCGCTCGAAGACGTCGACGTCGACGCCGACGAGATCATGGACGAGATCGACGAGGAGTAACGCGACTGTCACTCGGTCCGTCGCGGCTCCCGGACCCGCGTACCGATCCCTTTTGAACTGCGGGCGTCCCACTGCGAGACATGGAGATAGAACGTGCACGCGAGGACCTCGTCGTCGCCGCGAGCGCCGGCGCCACGACGATCGCCCTCGCGCTTTTATCTGGCGTCGTCGGCCTCGTCGACGTATCGACCGTCCCGACGCTGGCGCCGCTCGCCGTCTACGCGGCGTACCTCTTCTCGCGCAAGGGCGGCCCGTACGGCACGCTCGACCGGCCGCGGAACTGGGCGGCAGTCGCCGTGCTCGTCGGCGGACTCGTCGTCGCCGCGTCGGCGCTCTCGGCGTGAGGGCGGCTCCGTCGCTACCGGCGTGAAAGCCACTCGAAAAAGCGCGTCGCAGCCGGTTCAGGCGATGTCTCGGCTCGTGTCGATCGACACGCTGTCGGTTAACTTCAGCTTCAGCGGCTCTTCGAGCGCCGCGCCGCCGCGGAACTTCGGGACGATCAGGCGGTTCACGATTTCGGCGCTGGTGACGGTCGTCCGGAGATCGAATATCACGTCCGCGACCTGCTCCGTGAGACGCCTGTTCTCGCCGGTGTTCGTTTTAAATGCGTGTATCAGGGCGACGCCGTCGGCGTCGGCGACGCGCTGGCGGAGATCGGTGAGGAAGGAGCCGTAGCGCGCTCCGTCGACGGCTTCCAGCGGCTCGATCGAATCGATCACGAGCGTCCCCCGGTCCGGAAGGTCCGACGCGGCCGCCAACACGTCCTCGATCGGGTCCTCACGGTCCGTCTCCGCGACGGTCGTCTCCCTGTCCGCATCGTCACCGAGCGAAAGGGTCGGCTCGACCGCGTCGGCCGCCCGGACCGTCGTGAGGTACCGACACGTCCGCGGCCGCGAGAACCGCTCAACTATCAGCTCCGACTGGCTCGCCGGGTCCGCCTTCAGCACGACGACGCTGCCGCTCGGGAGTCCACCGCCGAACTCCCTGTCCAGCACGGAGATCCCGGTCGGTAGCGTCTCCATATAGTCGCTGCCTGCTCCGGAGGTTTGGCTCTGTCGGTGGGCCGCGCGCGCTCGGTGTGAGTCGACGCCGACGGTCACGCGACTCGCCACCGCTCCGACTCACACTCGTCGACGAGCCGCCGGGCCGCCTCCTCGTACGCCGACCTGACCGCCGGGACGGACAGCGGGTCGGCGTCGGTCGGGGGAACTCCTCCGAGGACCGGGCAGCCGAGCAGGTCGCCCACGCCGTCCGGAACCGACTCCGCCCGGACGGCGACGGCGCCCACCGGCGGGCAGCCGAGCCGCCGCGCGAGCGCCGCGGTCTTCGCGGTGTCGCGGAGCGCCGCCCGCCGGAGCGGCGTCACGAGGAGACACCGGTCGGCCGCCTGAAGCGGTGCGGCCGCGTCGGGCGACGCCCCCGCCGGACAGTCGAGCAGCGTCGGCACGTCGTCCGGGACCGCCGTCGCGAGCGCGGCGAGGGCTCGCTCCGCGTCGGCTTCGCTTGGCGTCTCCGGCGCCGAGAGAACGGTCGGAGCGTGTCGGCTCGGGCGGATCGGCCCCCCGCCCGCGACCGCCTCGGTGACGGTCGTCGCGTCCGCTGCGGGACCGCGGTCGTCGTCGGTCGCGCTCGCCAACCGCGCTAAGTTCGGGAGGTCCCAGTCGGCGTCAGCGGCGACGACCGGCGCCCTCCGTCGCGACAGGGCCCGCGAGAGCCCCAGCGTGGTTGTCGTCTTCCCGCTTCCTCCCTTACCGCCGGCTACGGCTATCACGGGTGGCCTGTGGCGCGACGATTGAAAAACGGCCGGACGCGAGAGGGACGGGAACGACGTGACGGCTCAGTCCTGACAACAGCCGCCGGCCTCGCCGCCGAAGTCGACCGCGAGCGGCTCCGAGATGGCCTCGTTGACGGCCTCCAGCGAGTCGGTCAGCTCCGCCTGCGCTTCGAGGAACTCGCTCATGACGGGCATCGAGTGCAGTTCGTCTTGGGCTTCCTGTACCTTCTTGAGCCCCGAGTTCGTCGCTTGTCCGGTCTCGCGGGCCTGCATGAACTCCGCGCGGATCTGTTCGAACTCGTCGATCTTCGCCTGCACCGCCTCGTCGCGCTGCACCGCTTCGCGAGCCGTCTCGAACCGCTCGTACTCTTGGGTCTGGGCGATGCGCTCGCCGAGTTCGCGACCGAGGTCTTCGAGTGTGGCCTGTTCGTCGGTGGCGGCCTGTTCGACGCTCATACGCGAACGACGGGGCCGATCGGTTTTAACCTGCCGGAGCCGGGTGTACAGCGGCTCGCGTTCGCCAACGCGTTCGCCCGCGTCGCTATCGACCGCACCCGGTCACGCCCGTTCGCCGACCTGTTCGTCCACGAACGCGACGAGGTCGCGCAGCTCCTGCTGGCCGATCCCGTGTCCGCCTGGGTAACTCCCCCTCGTGACGGCGGCGCCGACCTCGGCGAGCCTGTCTGCCGCGGCCGCCGACCGCGACTCCGGAATCACGCGGTCCCCGGCTCCCGCGCCGACGAACACCGGCTTGCCGTCGATCCCCTCGGGGTCGAGGGTCGCGTGCGACTCGGCGAGGTACCCGTGGAGCGCGGCGACCCACGCGTAGCGGTCCGGCTCCTCCAACACGAGCGAGAGGCTCGTGATGGCACCCTGACTGAAGCCGAGCAGGCCGATCCTATCGGCGTCGAGGCCGTACCCGTCGACCGCCGCGTCGATGCTCTCGACGACCAGATCGAGGCTCCGCCGGAAGCCGTCCGCGTCCGGTTGGCTCGACTCGAGGCCGCCGGCGGACAGGTCGAGGTCGTACCAGGTGTACCCGCCCTGAAGCGGGTCCGGTGCGCGCAGGCTCACGACGTGGAGGTGGTCCGGCAGGTGCCGAGCCACCGGCAACAGGTCTTCCTCGTCGGCCCCGCGACCGTGCAACACGACGACTGCGGGGGCGTTCTCGGCGTCGGTGTCGGGCGCGACGTGAACGTGTTCGAGTGGTATGTCGGTCATCTGTCGCGCGTTCGTCGGCTTACGGGTTGTATCCGTCGACCGCGGCAGCACAGGGGCGAGTGGGCCTGCCAGCGCCCTCGCTTCCACGTGAGTTATTTAAGATGTCACGCAGATATCGGAAGCGATGCGTCCCCGAACCTACGCCGTGTTGACGGCAACCCTCCTCCTTGTGGCCGGGATCGCTGCCGCGCCATCGGCCGATGCGCGCGCACCGCCGACGCCGATCTGTGGCGTCTGTGACCTCGACAGCACAACGCCAAACGGCACGACCGTCGCCGCCGGCGAAAGTTCGCTGCTGATCACCGTCCACGACGACGGGTCGACGACGTGGACGGCGAAGGT
This genomic window from Halorubrum sp. PV6 contains:
- the gfcR gene encoding transcriptional regulator GfcR — encoded protein: MKNVDDLIDSAAELAEHGLSKGEIADELNVSRETASWLVERGGGNHADTETAATTTTADIHIDWSALGRDSTRLGYAASAMADLLAKQGEEVDLTVGIEKAGAPLATAVADRLDTDLGTYAPAKHQWDEGDIDEQGGGFSRNFAAIRGRDCYVVDDIITSGTTMRESIDAIREQGGDPVACVVLVDKRGYDEIDGVPVYSLVDVVRVDREE
- a CDS encoding glutaredoxin, whose amino-acid sequence is MTFQPESDAEPEEISARVEETLAENDVVLFMKGNRLMPQCGYSQRAVELIGQHVEEFETVDVLPALPHYREALEAESGWETIPQTFVDGEFIGGSDVLAELDERGELAAELGAE
- a CDS encoding PLP-dependent aspartate aminotransferase family protein encodes the protein MEDQSKPTLETLTVTEGEAPFENGSEAGDVVSPIHLASTFALPGLDTEMRLEDVDPSAGEFVYGRLSNPTRHALETRIAALEGGAHGAAFASGTAAIFTTLLASVTPGDHVVAFEDLYAGTRRMLDDVFRSRLGVDVTYVDATDTANVAAALREETAAVWMESPTNPKLALCDIAAIADLLADRDVMFGVDNTFASPYFQRPLELGADAVVHSTTKYLNGHSDAIAGAVVTDDDALAEEIRFLQQVGVGAVSGPFDSYLVLRGMKTLAARMERHEANAMAVAEFLADRPEVTDVYYPGLPSHPDHELASEQMSGYGGILSFELAGGIEGAKRFVEALSEFTLAVSVGGVESLIELPAAMTHEPLSPAEREALGISDTLIRVSVGIEGTDDLLADLKGGFEAMGRAQTPTAED
- a CDS encoding diphthine--ammonia ligase, with the translated sequence MTDDWVSLFSGGKDSSWALYRALAEGLDVSRLLTVHPAGDSYMYHTPATELATLAAESVGIDLVEVSPDDFGADDVDDAGEQGDAELEPMEAALREIAADDEIDLAGVTAGAVESEYQTSRIQAMCDRLGIDLFAPLWQEDPVALAEAMFDAGFEIRIVQVAAYGLDESWLGRRYDADALADLLELREEYGVHPLGEGGEFETYVVDGPHMDRRIAMEYDTVWEGDRGHIDVRDARLE
- a CDS encoding Glu/Leu/Phe/Val dehydrogenase encodes the protein MTKQANPFESLKEQVADAATFLDPAPGVVTRLQNPERVLETNLTFERDDGSLETVRAYRSQFNGDRGPYKGGIRYHPGVTRDEVKALSGWMAYKCAVVDIPYGGGKGGIAIDPEEYSEAEMERLTRAFATELRPLIGEDRDIPAPDVNTGQREMNWIKDTYETLENTTAPGVITGKAIDSGGSEGRVEATGRSVALAAREAFDWLDRDIDGATVAVQGYGNAGSVAAKLLDDLGADVVAVSDSSGGIHDPDGFDPRAVKAHKVETGTVDGYADTDSITNEALLTLDVDVLVPAALENAIDSDLAADVDADLIVEAANGPLTPGADDVLVDRSVYVVPDILANAGGVTVSYFEWVQNRQRFHWTEERVNDELERTITEAFAGIVDAFEARDTPNLRTAAYVVAIDRIVDAYDQAGNWP
- a CDS encoding CoA ester lyase; protein product: MARRSLLFSPGDRPDLMRKAPETDADVICFDLEDAVALDRKTEAREAVKAVLASPDFDPDAEVCVRLTATDPAADLDAVVGAPEDGNGEADSASTSSPKRRAARRLDAVMLPKVASPARIDRVADLCAERGCAPAVFALVETAAGVLSAQAIAAADATDALVFGAEDLAADVGATRTDEGTEVLYAREHVVLAAAAAGVDAIDTVYPDFSDVEGVREEATFALTLGYDGKMAIHPAQVEPINAAFAPDPDEIEWANAVLEARDDAEREGRAVFEVDGEMIDAPLIAQAERIAERAAERDGDDTD
- a CDS encoding MaoC family dehydratase; amino-acid sequence: MTGRYFEEFAVGETFDHERRRTVSEADNQRFCDMTMNQQPLHLDADFAGETQFGERLVNGLYTLSLAVGVSIPETTDGTIVANLSYDAVEHPNPVFHGDTIRARSTVTDKRETSDGERGVVTMHVEAYKTVADGDDVLVCEFDRTVLSKKRPEPTDDGNS
- the cyaB gene encoding class IV adenylate cyclase — protein: MFEVEIKVPADVDSVRDRLRDAGAERLDARLQRDTYYDAPHRDFAETDEALRVRHETPLPDGVGSGERHGEASVDRGGALDDGQTPAATTKLTYKGPLIDADSKTRVEHETEVSDADATAGLFSGLGFEPAATVEKRREFWSLASFTVTLDAVDGLGEFVEIEREVAAEDEVAATRDEALAVLERLGLDADAQVRTSYLGQLLAQES
- a CDS encoding peptidylprolyl isomerase, whose amino-acid sequence is MSDQEQADAAEDADEAETEEPAGLADGDFVRIAYTIRTTDDDQVIDTTDESVAEEADIDTEDHEFEPRVITLGAGHVFPSVDEAFIGAEVGDEGVVDVPAEDAFGAYDPDEVETVKADKIPEDSRYPGAQVQIDNQQGYLETIIGGRARVDFNHPLAGEDLEYEYEILEAIDDREEQAAGMLGIYLQEAPEVRIETVTEEEETISEDDDGEEVVETEDVEKDVLYVTATQAMQMNQQWMFQKQQIAQDLMGRLDLDRVVVEEVIEGGGMGGLGGMMGGMGGGGAGDIEDALEDVDVDADEIMDEIDEE
- a CDS encoding transcriptional regulator codes for the protein METLPTGISVLDREFGGGLPSGSVVVLKADPASQSELIVERFSRPRTCRYLTTVRAADAVEPTLSLGDDADRETTVAETDREDPIEDVLAAASDLPDRGTLVIDSIEPLEAVDGARYGSFLTDLRQRVADADGVALIHAFKTNTGENRRLTEQVADVIFDLRTTVTSAEIVNRLIVPKFRGGAALEEPLKLKLTDSVSIDTSRDIA
- a CDS encoding P-loop NTPase, translating into MIAVAGGKGGSGKTTTTLGLSRALSRRRAPVVAADADWDLPNLARLASATDDDRGPAADATTVTEAVAGGGPIRPSRHAPTVLSAPETPSEADAERALAALATAVPDDVPTLLDCPAGASPDAAAPLQAADRCLLVTPLRRAALRDTAKTAALARRLGCPPVGAVAVRAESVPDGVGDLLGCPVLGGVPPTDADPLSVPAVRSAYEEAARRLVDECESERWRVA
- a CDS encoding YlbF family regulator — protein: MSVEQAATDEQATLEDLGRELGERIAQTQEYERFETAREAVQRDEAVQAKIDEFEQIRAEFMQARETGQATNSGLKKVQEAQDELHSMPVMSEFLEAQAELTDSLEAVNEAISEPLAVDFGGEAGGCCQD